From the genome of Blautia hydrogenotrophica DSM 10507:
TGGAGACTCCCACAGAGATTGTGAACCTTCATCTGGTGGCTTATGGACGGCTGGACAAACCGGAGCTTGCAAAAATTGCGCCTCAGATGGATTCCTTGGAGAACGCGTTTTTGGAAAAACGGTCGGTATATTTCACCGAGGATGGCTGGATGGAGACTCCAGTCTATTCCAGGGAGAAATTGGGCAGCGGCGTGGTTTTCGATGGCCCAGTGATTATCGAGGAAGCAGCGGCTTCTACCGTTGTGGCGAAAGGCCAGAGACTGACGGTGGATATCTATGGAAATCTGGTGATTGAGACGGAGGTGCAGGAATGAAAGAGAAAATAAAGATTAATCCGGTCACATTGGATATTGTAAAGGATTCTCTGATCGCGGTCAGCAATGAGGTTTTCTATGCGTTTGCTAGAACCTCCATGAGCCCGATTATCTATGAGACACTGGACTATGCCAGTGGCATCACCGACGTGCATGGAAAACTGCTGACACAAGGAAATGGAGCGTGTGCGTTTATCGGGCTGATTGCTCCGATGATTCAGGAAATTGTGGATAAGTATGGACTGGAAAATATGAAATCCGGGGATGTCTATATCATCAACGATCCCTATATGGGGGGCGGAACTCATCTGTCTGATATCGGGATGGTGATGCCAGTGTTCTATGGGGATGAAGTGATCGCTTTTGTGGGAAACAAGGCCCACTGGTCAGATATTGGCGGGATGGCTGCCGGTTCTTTTACCACGGATTCCACGGAGGTATTTCAGGAAGGCCTGCGTTTCTCCGGGGTGAAGCTCTTGGAAGGCGGAGAAATCTGTCAGCCATTGGTGGACATGATGATGTCAAATGTTCGCTATCCAGAAACTGCTCAGGGAGACATGTGGGGGCAGATCGCTTCACTGAGAACTGGCTTTAAGCGGATTTGTGAGCTCTGTGACAAATATGGCGTGGAAGTGGTTAAGGGCTCTATGGAACGTTTACTGGAACAGGGTTCTTTGATTTCCTACAAACGCTTGAGAGAACTTCCAAGGGGAACTTGGGAGATGGAAGAATATATGGATGATGATGGCCATGGGAATCCAGTGAAATTGAAAGTGAAAGTGACGATCAAAGAGGATGAATTCATCGCGGATTTTACGGGAAGTAGTCCTCAGGTCATCAGTCCAATCAATACGGGTTATAGTTCTCTGTGTGCTGGTGTGAGAGTGATCTATATGTCGATTCTGGGGCCGGAGATGGCAGTCAACGACGGAGTCTTTGATCCTATGAGGGTGATTGCACAGGACGGTTCTGTACTGTCTTGTCATGCACCTGCACCCACGTCCTGTTATTTTGAGAGTATGATTTATTCTGTAGATGTGGTTTGGAAAGCGCTAGCACCGGTATTTCCGGAGGCTCTGGGGGCAGGGCATATGCTCTCCGTGTGTTCGGTAGTGCTGGCGGGGACAAAGCAGGGAAACGGAGAGCCTTTCCTGATTGTGGAACCCACCGGAGGCGGTTGGGGTGCCAGCCAGGGAAAAGATGGTGAAGTAGGCCAGTTCTGTGTCGGGGATGGCGAGACTTACAACGTACCCGTGGAGATGGCCGAGAATCGATACGGAATCATGGTGGATGAGTACAGTCTACATACAGATGGAAAGGGAGCCGGACAGTTCCGCGGCGGCAGCGGTGCGGTCCGCACTTACCGGGCGATGACGGACGGGCAGCTCTTCACAGCTTCCTTTGGGCGAAATAAGTTTCCAGCCTGGGGTACCGGAGGGGGAAAGGACGGTTCCTACAATTACTTTGAATTCCACAGAAAAGATGGTTCCGTGGAGGGCCCCATGGGGATTGTTGCCAGAAAGCTGTTGAATACAGGGGATGCTGTGCGTATGGTCACTTGTACCGGAGGGGGATATGGAGATCCCCTGAAGCGGGAGCCGGAAAAAGTAGCTTGGGATGTGAAAAATGAATATATCAGTCTGAGACAGGCCGAGGAGGAGTATGGAGTAATCGTAGACCCTGTAACTTTTACGGTGAAGGGGTTAACAGAAAAGAGAGAAAAATGAACTTGTTAAATCGGTTGTACTTTTAGCATACCCGTATAGATGAGATATATGAGAATAGTAGTACGGAAGGAAGACACTTGAAGTAGAGTATCTTCCTTCTATACTGTGCGATAAGCCCGGCAAGCGGTAGTCAGGCATACACGAGCAGGTCTTTGCTTTGCTGAGAACTTTCTGTGTAAATGGTGTTTGGTATACTTTACAAATGATAGGCTGATAAGTAGTTAAGAGAATAAAGCAAGTATAAGGAGAAAAAGGAATGGGAGAATTGGAAACGAAACATCTATCTATGGTAGACATATTGCTTGAAACTCATATTGGGCTGGAACGTCAAGGTCCTGGAAGTTCTGAAGCAGTTGAACAAGCTCTAGGATTTCTAAAGCCATTAAATCAATTCTCAAAGATTGCAGATTTAGGATGCGGGACAGGAGGACAAACTTTGCTTTTAGCAAAGTATTTATCTGGTACGATCATTGGTCTGGATATGTTTTCTGATTTTATAGATAAATTGAATGAAAATGCTAGAAAGATGAAGTTAGATAATCGAGTAACAGGTATCATAGGTTCTATGGAGAAGCTGCCATTTCAAACAAAGTCTTTGGACTTAATCTGGTCAGAAGGTGCAATTGATAATATAGGTTTTAAAGAGGGACTTTCTCATTGGCACGGATTTCTTAAAAAGGGAGGCTTTATTGCGGTAACTTGTCCGTCTTGGCTTACAGAGGAAAGGCCGAATGTTGTAGAACGATTCTGGAATGATGCAGGAAGTCAATTGGAGACTATTAGTGATAATATAAAAATCATGCAAAAATGTGGTTATCAGTTTGTAGCATCTTTTGCTTTGCCACAAAAATGTTGGACAGAAAACTATTTTATTCCCCGTGAAAAGGCAATTAACAAACTTTTAGAAAAATATGCAGGGAATAAAATCATGATGGAGTACGCTGAACAGAATCGATATGAAACAGAACTTTATTCCAAGTATAGTCAGCATTATGGATATGTATTTTATATTGGAAAAGTTATTTAAATTTCAATTTGTATAGGAGACAAGATGTGATATCTAAAAGTATGGTGTCAAATTATGAAAAAATGAAAGATAGTATGGCAGGTAAATTTTTACAGTATGATCAGGAAGAAATCATTCAAAAGTTTTTGCTGGAGCATGACAGTAAATATATCTATATTCAGTTTGTGGGAAGAAGATATCGTATAAATCGCTTAACAGGAGCAATCAGCTGGTCCAAAGATCATTTTCAAACAGAAGAAAAAGCTGGGTATAATGAGGCTATGACAATATATGATGTTCTTTGCTACTCAAAAAAGAACTGCCATCTTGCAAATGAATGGGTAAATATAAATAGTTTAACCACTGTTCAAGGCGGCACATTAAAAAAAGAAAATGATTTTTTTCAAAGTCTTGGAAAACATGATAATTGGAAAACCAAAGTTCTGGCACAAGCGTGTGAGGCTCTCCATGGAAAAGACTTAAAAAAGAGTGATGTGGCCTATGAATTTGATTTATTTCCTTTTCTATCATTGATTCTGAGATATTGGGAAGCCGATGAAGATTTCCCTGCTACTATGCAAATTTGGACAGACAAAAATATCCTTGATTATATGCATTATGAAACGTTAATGTTTGCGGTTACACATATTATTGAGCGTATTAAAGATGAATATGAATTGATATATCAGAATTTCAATTTCACAGAATTGAGATAAGCTGTACTGACATAGATGCGCACGCCGCAATAAGGTGATTTACCCGCATAGCGGTGTTGCGGCGGCGCATAAGGTGGGGGATACCCTCAAGAAAAATGTCTCAGAGATTCTTCTGTGAGATGTTTGTCGTAATGCTGATGCAGCAATTTTTGTACAAGGAAGACATCGTTTTTGCGTACAGCATCTAAAATGTGTTGATGTTCCTGGAGATTCAACTGCCGGTTTTCCAGTTTTGCGTGATGATTCATTGTGACAGATAGGTATAGCAGGCTGGATAGACGGTCGAAAATTTCCAGAAGTTTATGGTTTTCACAGGCCAGAAGAAATCCTTTGTCAAAATTGATGGAAGCTGTGATAAAGCCATTGATGTCTCCTTCCTCGAAAACTGCTTGTTGTATATTCAGTTGGTTCTCCAGAATATTACAGAGATAGGAATTCTTTTTATCTTCCAGGCAGAGCTGGTAAGCGCCTAGTAGTTGCACCAGAATTGTTCGGTTGAGATCGCGGTAACTCTCCTGGGTAAAACCGATGACTCGAACTTTGTTGTTTAGACTGGCGACGACTAGTCCCTCTGCCTCTAACAGTGAAAGTGCTTCCCGCAGTGGAGTGTTGCTGGTTCCTAGCTCTTTAGAGAGCTGTACTAGATTCAGAGGGGTGTCCATAGGATATTCTAAGTTGAGAATCCTGTCTTTTATGATTTGGTAAATTTGTTCTTTCATACTTTGTTTTCTAATTTGAGCCATAGTGTTCCTCTTTATTGTTGATTCTATAGTTAGACGATGGGTTACATGTATTTTTTACATTATTAGGGAGGGCTCATCTATGTTGAAAAATAGAAGGCTTTTCCTATAATACAAACACTCCACTAAAGACGTGCACGCCACAATAAAATATCTCGCTGCACAGTAGTACTGCGATAGCGTGCAAAATGAGCTGGGTACCTCAAGACTGTGTGGATAGTGAGCTGAAAGAAGATTGCTCACTTTATTCTATTATAAGTGAAATTTAGTAAATTGTAAAAATAAATTTTTTTGACAAACTTATAAAAATCTCTTATAATAAAGAAAATGGATGAAAAGAGGAAGGATTATGAGAGAGTACGAAGTGATCTGGGAGATATTTAATAAGTGTCCGAATAATCAAATGCGAGATGTTTTTGTGGATGAGATTGTTATAGATGACCCGGAAAAATTTATTCAGGATAAGTTCAAAGGAAAAGAGGTATCCTATGAGAAGACTGTGCTAGAGGATGGTACGATTATTTTTGATATTGTTACCTCTCAAATTAAACAGAGATATTCCTTTACAGAGATATAAGAGATTGTTATAATAGAAGAAGTGCGAAAAAAATTTTTGCTGGAGGACAGTTAACAGGCAGGACACGAAGGAGGTAACTATGGGCACAGAAGAAAAAGAGGGGATTCACACTCACGTACTCCCGGATGGTGCGGTGATTTCACATGCGCATTCGCACGAACACGGTCATGGACATACCCATAGTCATGCGCATACAAAGGCGGTCTTAAATCGTCTGTCCAGAGCAATAGGCCACATGGAATCTATCAAACGGATGGTGGAGAGCGGTAGAGACTGTAGTGAAGTCTTGATTCAGCTCTCAGCGGTGAAAGCTGCCATTAACAATACAGGCAAAATTATCCTTCAGGATCACATTGAGCATTGTATTGTAGATGCTGTGGAACATGGAGACCAGGAGGCACTAAAAGAACTGGAAAAGGCAATTGACCGTTTTATAAAATAAAGGAACAGGAGAGATATTATGGCAAAGGAATGCAACAGTACATCATGTACAAAGGAAGACTGTGCCGGATGTTCACAGGCAAAAAAGCCTCAGAGCTTTCAGGTTGCAGCCAATGAATTTTCACAAGTAAAGAAAGTCATCGGAGTCATCAGCGGAAAAGGAGGCGTGGGAAAATCTTTTGTGACGGCGTCTCTGGCGAATATGATGGCTGCGAAGGGGTATCAAGTGGGCATTATGGATGCGGACATTACAGGTCCTTCGATTCCCAAAATGTATGGAATCAAGGGTACTGCGAAGGCGAGTGATGACGGAATTTATCCTATGATGGCACAAAATGGAATTAAGGTAATGTCTATTAATTTATTGCTTCCGACAGAAGAGACCCCGGTAATCTGGAGAGGTCCTGTGCTTGCAAATACAGTGAAGCAGTTTTGGACAGATGTAATTTGGGGAGATTTGGATTATCTCTTTGTGGATATGCCGCCGGGGACGGGGGATGTGCCGCTGACAGCGTTCCAGTCTCTGCCTATTGACGGTGTTGTGATCGTATCCTCCCCTCAAGATCTCGTGCGAATGATTGTCAAAAAGGCATATAATATGGCAGATATGATGCATGTTCCGGTTCTGGGGTTGGTGGAGAACTACAGCTACGTGAAGTGTCCGGACTGTGGGAAAGAGATTAAAATCTTTGGAGAGAGCCATATCGAGGAGATTGCTCAGGAGATTCAAGTGCCAATTTTAGGGAAGATGCCGATTGACATGGAACTGGCGAGAAAAGCGGACTGTGGAGCTTTCCATGAGATTCAGAATCTATATATTGAAAAAGCATATGAAGTAATGCCTAAATAAGGGCGACAGAAATTCAGCCACATGTAAGAGAATCTTTGATTCTTCCAGACATGTGGCTGAATTTTCATAAAAAAAGTGTTTGGTCTGTCAAAAAAGATATATTATATTTTGTATGCAGAATACAGAACAAATATTCTTGTGTAAAATTTACAATGATGAACTACTACTTTTTTCTTGTGTTATGTAAATTTAATTCAAAAAAATGAAGGCGAACGAGAGTATTTTAGTTGAGTGTACGAAATATGTAAACAATTTTTGAATCCCCTTGACAAATTGGAAAATCTGGGTAAAATAGCGGTAAACAAATTAATTAACAAGCGCACAGCGATGTGTTAGCTCCAATGAAAATTGGTAATTAAGGAGGAATCTGTTATGATGGAGCGTCAGATTAAATTATCAAGAGAAGATGTGCTAGATTTTGTAAATGCAGCAAGTAAATGTGACTGTGATATTGACATCTCTTACAACAGGGTAATCATCGATGCAAAGTCAATTCTCGGTATATTGAGTATGGATTTGAATCGTGTGCTCACAGTAAAATGTCATGGAGAAGATGGACAGTTTATGCAGAGCATCCAAAAATATGCAGTTGCATAATTGAGTAGAGTAAAGATCATCATACAAGAAAAGTTCCCCCTGTCGGAAGTCAATTTTGGCAGGGGGAGCTTTTTGTTATGTACGAGGAATTTCACCGCATAGCGGTGTTGCTGCGGCACGCAAAGTGGAACTGTGCCTTTCAAGACTAAGGAGACAGAGAGTTTAACTTTTACAATTTATTTACCTGATTACTGTGAATGGAGTGAAGAAGTAACTTAAAAGTGATATAATAGGTGAAAAAGCTGCGATGGAAGAGAAATTACTGCGGTCAGACCGGGAGGAGATAGGATGGAGAGACCTTGTATTCGGATTTCTGTGAGAAATCTGGTAGAGTTTATTTTAAGGAGCGGAGATCTGGACAACCGCAGGAGCAAAATGGCGGACAAGGAAGCCATGCTGATGGGAGGAAAAATTCACCGAAAGATACAAAAGAAGATGGAGAGCGCTTACCAGGCGGAAGTATCTTTGAGACATGAAACGATCTACGAGGAATTTTCGATTCAGGTGGAGGGAAGGGCTGACGGCATATCAAGAGCGCAGGACGTGGTGTTGGTGGATGAGATCAAAGGAGTTTACCGGGACCTTGCGCGTCTGGAAAGTCCTGTGGAAGTGCACGAGGCGCAGGCGAAATGCTATGCGTATTTTTATGCCTATGACCATCAGCAGAAGGCCATGCAGGTACAACTTACCTACTGTAATATGGAGACAGAAGATATCAAGAGGTTTTGTAAAACTTATACTTTTGAGGAATTGGAGCTTTGGTATCAAAAGCTGGTGGATGAGTATTATCGGTGGGTGCGCTTTCAATTTCAGTGGAGGAAGCGCAGGGATCAATCCATGGAGGGAGTGGAATTTCCCTTTGAGTATCGGCGTGGTCAGAAGGAAATCGTGGCGGGGGTGTACCATGTCATTCAGAAGAAAAAGCAGCTGTTTCTCCAAGCTCCCACAGGAGTGGGAAAGACGATGTCCACGGTTTATCCGTCAGTCCGGGCTGTCGGTGCGGGGCTGGCTGAGAAAATTTTCTATTTGACGGCGAAGACAATCACACGTACCGTGGCACAGGAAGCCTTTTTGCTGCTGCAGGAAAAGGGGGTAGAGTTTAAGGTTGCGACGATTACTGCCAAGGAAAAACTCTGCCTGTGCGATGAGATGGAATGCAATCCTCAGGAATGTCCCTATGCTCGGGGGCATTTTGACCGGATTAATGAGGCTGTCTATGAATTATGGACCACGAAAAATCACTACACCAGGGACATTTTACAGGAACACGCGAGAAAATGGCAGGTATGTCCTTTTGAAATGTGCTTAGACTTATCCGTCTGGACAGACGGAGTGATCTGTGACTATAACTATGTGTTTGACCCTAATGTATATCTGAAACGTTTTTTTGCCGAGGGCACAAAGGGAGATTATATTTTTCTGATTGATGAAGCTCATAACCTGGTGGACAGAGGTAGACAGATGTACAGTGCTGCTCTATATAAGGAAGAAGTTCTAAAAATACGAAAAAGCTTAAAGCCTTATGGCGGAAAAGTGATTCGTGAACTGAATCGTCTGAATCAGTTTTTGCTGGAGCTAAAAAGAGAATGTGAAAGCTATGAGGTTTTGGAGAGTATAGGAAATTTACCTGTATTATTGATGAAGGTGATGGGAGAACTAGAAAGCTTTTTGGAGGAGCCTCCGCAGCCAGAGGTGGGAAAAGAAGCTCTGGAATTCTATTTCACAGTTCGGGATTTCCTAAATATCTGTGATCTGCTGGATGAAAATTATAAGATTTATGTCCAAAACCTGGAAGATGGAGGGTTTCAGTTGAGGCTGTTCTGTGTCAATCCAGCTAAAAATCTGGAAAATTGTCTGGAAAAAGGAAGCTGTGCAGTGTTTTTCTCAGCGACCTTGTTGCCTCTGCGTTATTATCGCCGTGTGTTTAGTACCCATGAGGATGACTATGCGATCTGCGCAGCGTCCCCATTTTCGCAGGAGAGAAGATGTCTTCTGGTGGGGGCAGATGTGAGCAGCAAGTATACGAGAAGAGGGTATGGAGAGTATCGGAGGATTGCGGAATATATCGCAAGGGCTGTGAATACTCACCCAGGAAATTATATGGTGTTTTTTCCCTCACATCGCCTTTTGAGGGATGTGTATGAGATTTATGAGCAGGAATTTTCCATGCCCCATGTGCACAGTTTATGTCAGTCTTCGGTGATGAGCGAGCAAGAGAGAGAGAGTTTTCTTTCTGAGTTTCAAAGCGGGCGGGGAACCCTGGTTGGCTTTTGTGTCATGGGTGGAATTTTTTCAGAGGGAATTGATCTTTTGGGAGATAGACTGATTGGCGCATTGATTGTGGGAACGGGAATTCCACAGGTGGGAACAGAAAATGAGATTTTGAAGGCGTTTTACGATGAGCGGGGAGAAAATGGTTTTGACTATGCTTATCGTTATCCAGGCATGAATAAAGTGCTTCAGGCAGCAGGAAGAGTCATACGGACACAGAAGGATAGGGGAATTATTTTGCTGTTGGATGAGAGATTTTGCCAGAGGGAAAATCTGAGTCTATTTCCTGAGGAGTGGAGTAATTATCAAGTTAGTAAGATCACCAGCGTGGAAAAACAATTGAAAAAATTTTGGGCAGGGGAGGCAAGTGAGTGAACAGGAATGATTAGACAGGGAAAATGGGAGATTCTGTAAGTTATTCTTGACTAAAATGGTATAAATTGATATAATTTTATCAGACCGTGGCAGTATGGGGATTCTGCCGACGGCAAGCTGCCTGGAACGGAAGATCAGGAGCTTGAGTATCAGGAAAGTACATCAAACGTTTAAAGGAGGATTTCTAAAAATGAATCAGTGTTACGGATGTTCAACATGTAAGAGCGCAGACAAGCCGTTAGAGGGATACATAGCATCTCTTCCGATGGAGACTTCCCATCATAGAGTGGAAAGCCAGAGCACGAAATGCGGATTTGGACTTCAGGGGGTCTGTTGCCGACTGTGTTCTAATGGTCCTTGCCGAATTACGCCGAAGGCTCCGAGAGGAATCTGCGGTGCTACAGCGGACGTGATTGTCACCAGAAATTTCCTGCGCGCAGTGGCGGCAGGTTCAGGCTGTTATATTCACATTGTGGAAAATACTGCGCTGAATGTTCTAAAGACTGCTCAGGCAAAAGGTGAGATCAAAGGAGAAAAGGCTCTAGAGCATTTAGCTGAGAAACTGGGTGTCACCGGCAAAGATAAATACGAAAAAGCTGAAAAAGTTGCGAAAGCGGTTTTGGAGGACTTATATAAACCAGAATATGAAAAGATGGCATTGGTGGAAAAGTTGGCTTACGCTCCGCGTTTCCAGAGATGGCAGGAGTTGGGAATTCTCCCAGGAGGAGCAAAGGGAGAGGTCTTCCATGGCGTTGTGAAATGTTCCACGAATCTGAATTCTGACCCAGTAGACATGTTGACTGATTGCCTGAAGCTGGGAATTTCCACGGGACTTTACGGCTTGACTCTTACGAACCTGTTGAACGATGTGCTGCTGGGAGAGCCTGAACTTCGCATGGCTCCGGTGGGCCTGCGTGTGGTGGACCCGGACTACATCAACATTATGATTACCGGGCATCAGCACACAATTTTTGTGGATTTGCAGGAAAAACTGAGAAGCCCGGAGGCTGTTGCAAAGGCACAGGCGGCCGGCGCGAAAGGCTTTAAGCTGGTGGGCTGTACCTGTGTGGGACAGGATCTACAGCTTCGCGGAGCTCACTATGCGGATATCTTTGAAGGGCATGCAGGAAACAACTATACCAGCGAGGCAGTTTTGGCCACCGGAGGCATCGACGCGGTGCTGTCTGAGTTTAACTGTACTCTGCCTGGCATTGAGCCGATCTGCGAGGAATTGATGATTAAGCAGATCTGTCTAGACGATGTAGCGAAGAAGGCAAATGCCGAGATGAAGCCGTTTGTATTTGAGAAGAGAGAAGAGCAGAGTCAGGAGATCATTGACGAGATCATTGAGGCATATAAAGCCAGAAGAGGCAAGGTGCAGATGAATCTGTTCCCGGAGCAT
Proteins encoded in this window:
- the cooS gene encoding anaerobic carbon-monoxide dehydrogenase catalytic subunit gives rise to the protein MNQCYGCSTCKSADKPLEGYIASLPMETSHHRVESQSTKCGFGLQGVCCRLCSNGPCRITPKAPRGICGATADVIVTRNFLRAVAAGSGCYIHIVENTALNVLKTAQAKGEIKGEKALEHLAEKLGVTGKDKYEKAEKVAKAVLEDLYKPEYEKMALVEKLAYAPRFQRWQELGILPGGAKGEVFHGVVKCSTNLNSDPVDMLTDCLKLGISTGLYGLTLTNLLNDVLLGEPELRMAPVGLRVVDPDYINIMITGHQHTIFVDLQEKLRSPEAVAKAQAAGAKGFKLVGCTCVGQDLQLRGAHYADIFEGHAGNNYTSEAVLATGGIDAVLSEFNCTLPGIEPICEELMIKQICLDDVAKKANAEMKPFVFEKREEQSQEIIDEIIEAYKARRGKVQMNLFPEHGNDDTLTGVSEGSLKEFLGGNWKPLIDLIVAGEIKGIAGVVGCSNLTAGGHDVLSVELTKELIAKDILVLTAGCSSGGIENCGLMEPEAAKLAGPKLRAVCEKLNIPPVLNFGPCLAIGRLEIVATELAEAIGVDMPQLPLVLSAAQWLEEQALADGCFGLALGLPLHLGLPPFVTGSKLVTKVLTEDMKQLTGGQVIINGDAKESADILEKIILEKRQGLNI
- a CDS encoding class I SAM-dependent methyltransferase, which codes for MGELETKHLSMVDILLETHIGLERQGPGSSEAVEQALGFLKPLNQFSKIADLGCGTGGQTLLLAKYLSGTIIGLDMFSDFIDKLNENARKMKLDNRVTGIIGSMEKLPFQTKSLDLIWSEGAIDNIGFKEGLSHWHGFLKKGGFIAVTCPSWLTEERPNVVERFWNDAGSQLETISDNIKIMQKCGYQFVASFALPQKCWTENYFIPREKAINKLLEKYAGNKIMMEYAEQNRYETELYSKYSQHYGYVFYIGKVI
- a CDS encoding GntR family transcriptional regulator, encoding MAQIRKQSMKEQIYQIIKDRILNLEYPMDTPLNLVQLSKELGTSNTPLREALSLLEAEGLVVASLNNKVRVIGFTQESYRDLNRTILVQLLGAYQLCLEDKKNSYLCNILENQLNIQQAVFEEGDINGFITASINFDKGFLLACENHKLLEIFDRLSSLLYLSVTMNHHAKLENRQLNLQEHQHILDAVRKNDVFLVQKLLHQHYDKHLTEESLRHFS
- a CDS encoding DUF3786 domain-containing protein — translated: MISKSMVSNYEKMKDSMAGKFLQYDQEEIIQKFLLEHDSKYIYIQFVGRRYRINRLTGAISWSKDHFQTEEKAGYNEAMTIYDVLCYSKKNCHLANEWVNINSLTTVQGGTLKKENDFFQSLGKHDNWKTKVLAQACEALHGKDLKKSDVAYEFDLFPFLSLILRYWEADEDFPATMQIWTDKNILDYMHYETLMFAVTHIIERIKDEYELIYQNFNFTELR
- a CDS encoding hydantoinase B/oxoprolinase family protein translates to MKEKIKINPVTLDIVKDSLIAVSNEVFYAFARTSMSPIIYETLDYASGITDVHGKLLTQGNGACAFIGLIAPMIQEIVDKYGLENMKSGDVYIINDPYMGGGTHLSDIGMVMPVFYGDEVIAFVGNKAHWSDIGGMAAGSFTTDSTEVFQEGLRFSGVKLLEGGEICQPLVDMMMSNVRYPETAQGDMWGQIASLRTGFKRICELCDKYGVEVVKGSMERLLEQGSLISYKRLRELPRGTWEMEEYMDDDGHGNPVKLKVKVTIKEDEFIADFTGSSPQVISPINTGYSSLCAGVRVIYMSILGPEMAVNDGVFDPMRVIAQDGSVLSCHAPAPTSCYFESMIYSVDVVWKALAPVFPEALGAGHMLSVCSVVLAGTKQGNGEPFLIVEPTGGGWGASQGKDGEVGQFCVGDGETYNVPVEMAENRYGIMVDEYSLHTDGKGAGQFRGGSGAVRTYRAMTDGQLFTASFGRNKFPAWGTGGGKDGSYNYFEFHRKDGSVEGPMGIVARKLLNTGDAVRMVTCTGGGYGDPLKREPEKVAWDVKNEYISLRQAEEEYGVIVDPVTFTVKGLTEKREK
- a CDS encoding ATP-dependent DNA helicase codes for the protein MERPCIRISVRNLVEFILRSGDLDNRRSKMADKEAMLMGGKIHRKIQKKMESAYQAEVSLRHETIYEEFSIQVEGRADGISRAQDVVLVDEIKGVYRDLARLESPVEVHEAQAKCYAYFYAYDHQQKAMQVQLTYCNMETEDIKRFCKTYTFEELELWYQKLVDEYYRWVRFQFQWRKRRDQSMEGVEFPFEYRRGQKEIVAGVYHVIQKKKQLFLQAPTGVGKTMSTVYPSVRAVGAGLAEKIFYLTAKTITRTVAQEAFLLLQEKGVEFKVATITAKEKLCLCDEMECNPQECPYARGHFDRINEAVYELWTTKNHYTRDILQEHARKWQVCPFEMCLDLSVWTDGVICDYNYVFDPNVYLKRFFAEGTKGDYIFLIDEAHNLVDRGRQMYSAALYKEEVLKIRKSLKPYGGKVIRELNRLNQFLLELKRECESYEVLESIGNLPVLLMKVMGELESFLEEPPQPEVGKEALEFYFTVRDFLNICDLLDENYKIYVQNLEDGGFQLRLFCVNPAKNLENCLEKGSCAVFFSATLLPLRYYRRVFSTHEDDYAICAASPFSQERRCLLVGADVSSKYTRRGYGEYRRIAEYIARAVNTHPGNYMVFFPSHRLLRDVYEIYEQEFSMPHVHSLCQSSVMSEQERESFLSEFQSGRGTLVGFCVMGGIFSEGIDLLGDRLIGALIVGTGIPQVGTENEILKAFYDERGENGFDYAYRYPGMNKVLQAAGRVIRTQKDRGIILLLDERFCQRENLSLFPEEWSNYQVSKITSVEKQLKKFWAGEASE
- a CDS encoding metal-sensing transcriptional repressor, with amino-acid sequence MGTEEKEGIHTHVLPDGAVISHAHSHEHGHGHTHSHAHTKAVLNRLSRAIGHMESIKRMVESGRDCSEVLIQLSAVKAAINNTGKIILQDHIEHCIVDAVEHGDQEALKELEKAIDRFIK
- a CDS encoding HPr family phosphocarrier protein, coding for MMERQIKLSREDVLDFVNAASKCDCDIDISYNRVIIDAKSILGILSMDLNRVLTVKCHGEDGQFMQSIQKYAVA
- a CDS encoding Mrp/NBP35 family ATP-binding protein, which encodes MAKECNSTSCTKEDCAGCSQAKKPQSFQVAANEFSQVKKVIGVISGKGGVGKSFVTASLANMMAAKGYQVGIMDADITGPSIPKMYGIKGTAKASDDGIYPMMAQNGIKVMSINLLLPTEETPVIWRGPVLANTVKQFWTDVIWGDLDYLFVDMPPGTGDVPLTAFQSLPIDGVVIVSSPQDLVRMIVKKAYNMADMMHVPVLGLVENYSYVKCPDCGKEIKIFGESHIEEIAQEIQVPILGKMPIDMELARKADCGAFHEIQNLYIEKAYEVMPK